The genomic interval GCGCGGGCGGGCGCCGAAGGGGACGGCGCCCGCCCGCAGGCTTCGGGTCAGGCCCGACGCGGCTTGCCTAGGAGCACGGCGAGCGGCGCCTTCGCCAGGACCTCCGGGCGGAAGGCCCGGCCGCCCTGCCAGGCGACGAGCACGCCGCAGGCCGCCAGGAAGGCGAGCTCGCGCTTGATGGCGTTGAGGTTGTTCCAGAGGCTCGCCTCCAGGCTGAGCTTGCCGAGGCAATACCAGGCGATGACCGCGAAGGCCGCCGCCGCCGCGGGCCGCGTCGCCTGGCCGCTGGCCAGGACCAGCCCGAGGACCGCCAGCAGGACCGGGCCGTCGACGAAGCTCTTGATGTGGTCGAAGCCGGCGAAGAAGCCGCCGACGATGAAGACCGCGGCGACCGAGAGGCGGAGCAGCAGGCCATAGGCGTTCCAGTCGACCTCGGCCGGCGCCGCGCCCCGCCCCAGGACCCGCTGGTCGACGGACCAGGCGCCGGAGCCCAGGCAGAACAGCACGAAGCACATCCCGGACAGGCCGATGTCCCGGATCTGGACCAGGATCGCCGGCGAGAAGTAGGAGGCCGCCACGCCTTCGAAGCCGGGCGCCGTGACCACCGGCAGGGCGATCACGAAGCTCCAGAGCAGGAAGGCGTAGACGAAGCTCAAGGCCCGCACGAAGACCCCGGCCAGGAAGGCCAGGCCCGAGGCCAGCTCGAAGGCCGAGAGCAGGGTCAGGAAGGCGAGCGGGGTCAGGAGCGCCTCGGGCCCGGCGAAGAGGTACTGGTCGAAGAAGGCGTTGATGTAGCCGTTGCTCGCGGTGTAGCGCTCGACCAGGGCCCCGGCCCGCTCGGGATCGAGGGCCCGCGACAGCTTCCACCAGCCGCCGACGACGAAGACCGAGCCGAGGCCAAGCCTCAGCGCGAGGGCGATGCGGTCCGCCTGCGCGGACTCGAGACGGGTGGGCACGGCGCCCCAGAGGCCGCCCCGGAGGCTGCCGGGGACACGGCCCGAAAGACTAAAAGTCATTGGGTCACTCCAAGAATCGGATTTCGAGGTGATGCGGTGGCCGCGCCCGAGCGCGGCCCGGATCAGCCGGCGTACCTCGGCGGCGTCGGCTCCGGCCCGCGCGCCAGCCCGCTGAGGTCCGCCCCCGCGAGACCGCCGCGCGCGCCCGGCGGCGCCGGACCCGCCGGGTCCGACGTCTGGATCAGCCCCGGGCTGCAGGGCGCCTCGTCGCAGTCCCCCTGCGCCGTCTCCGAAGGACAGGGACAGCCCCGCAGCTCGGCCGCGGCCGCCCCGCCCGCGTCGGGCGCCGCAAGCCCGACCGCCGGCGCCGCCTCCGCGGGAGGCCCGGCGGGCGCGGCCGCGCCGGCAACGCTCCCGGCGGCAAGAGATACCACCAGGGCGACAAGGAGAACCCGCACCGCTCTCGCTAAGGCTGCCATGCTCCAGAGATAAGACCGCAGGCCTTTCCCTGGAAAGCGGATTCCGATCACAATGATTTGATGGCAGGACCGGACGGTCTTTCCCTCCCCGGTCGCCCCGGCCGCGGGACCTCCGGGCGACGGCCGGGCGCCGCGACGGGATGGACGTCCTTGGACCCGAGATGCCTATACTGTCTGACCGTAACCGGGCGGCACGGGGGGACTGCAATGCCTTGGCTCGAGGCTCTGCCGGCGCGGGTCGCGCGCGTCTCGATGGTCCTGGCCGTGGTCCTCGGCCTCGGCGCCTGCATCACCCCGGGCGAGTCCCTGCCCCCCGGCGAATACGTCAGCGACGACGGGCGCGAGCGCATCACCGTCGAGGACTCCGGGCGCATCCGCTTCCGGGTCCGGGTCGACGGGAGCGGGACCGGCGAGCTGACGGACCGGGCGTTCGACAACCACCAGATCTGGGCGCAGAGCAAGACGATCCGGCCGGTCCCCATGAAAACCCGGGACGCCGTCCACGGGGTCGGCAAATACACCTGGCGGTGGCGGGACGGCCGGATCGCCAAGACGAGCAAGTCGGGAAAGCTCCTCGCCTGGTTCGCGCGGCGGAACTAGGGCACTATCCGATCAGATGGAATCGCTTCGCGATCCATCTGGCCGGATGTAATGCCCTAGGACCGCTTCTTCATCTTCGAATAACAGCTGCTGCGTGCCGGTCGGTCCAGGTAGAAATAGGACTGATAGACCCTGAAGTAGACGGTGCCCTTGTTGTCGTCCTCACCCAGGTTGCACGAGAAACTGTCGTTCGAGTAGGTTTTGCCGTCCATGACGATCTCGAGGTACCAGTAATCATTGACCGGCACGCCCGAGTAGGAATGCACGTCGTTGGACTTCACCGCCTGACCGTTGCCGACCGTTTTGTTTCTCAAGAGCGTTCTCTTGTTGCCGTCGATGCTGTGGGTCAGCTCTTTCACTTCGATGGTGCGGCCCGTTTCGTTGAAGAAGGCGCCCTTGCAGATGATTGGCCCGCGCTCGACGCCGGCCTTTTCCTCCGGGATCGTGCTGTCGTCGAGGGTGTCGATAACGTCGGTCATGATCCTACTCCTTGAATGGGCCAGCTGGTGGCCGCTTCGGTTCGAGGAGCGCGATGGGCGCTCGACTCCTAGAGCGACAAGCGCGCGAGAATTCCCTCGTCTGCCGTGAAGGGCGCGCGCCGCCGCCCGGGCAGGAGACCGGATGATCGCGCGCCGAGGCCCCCCGGCCCGCGGAGATCCGGCAAGAGGAGTTGCGCTTCGCGGCCCTCCGTCTAGTCTTGCGGGCCGGCCGTCGCCCGATTCGGGTCCGATGCGGCAGCCGGAAACCAGCGGGGGTCGCTCCATGATGCGTGCTCTTCTCGGCCTGGTCTTGACCGGGCTCTGGCTCCCGGGCTGCGCGGCCCTGCCCTCAGAGGACCCGGCCGAGCTGGAGCGGACCTGGCAGCGCGCCGGGGTCATCGTGGTGCGCGCACGCAGCGAGCAGGGGATCGGCCGCATGGAGGATCCCGAGGTCCAGAGCCAGCTGGCCGGCCTCAACGGCGGGGCCAAGCGGCCGGTCATCGTCTACCTCCACGGCTGCAACGGTCTGCCCTGGACGCATCTGCCGGTCTTCTACCTCGAACTGGCGGCCCGTGGCTTCGTCTTCGTCGCCCCGGACAGCTTCGCCCGCGCCTACCGGCCCGAGCAGTGCGGCGCCCAGACCCAGTGGACCACGGCCGCCCGCTTCGCCGAGATCCGCTACGCCCGCGACCGGCTGCGCGCCTTCGACTGGGTCGATCCGGAGCGGCTCTTCCTCATGGGCCAGAGCGAGGGCGGCTACTACGCCGGCGCCTTTCAGGGCGCGGGCTTCGCCGGCCGGATCGTCATGAGCGCGCCCTGCTTCGAGGGCCGCGGCGACCCGCGCAACACGCTGGCCCTCTGGTCGAAGCGCGACACCTGGATGCGCGGCCTCGGCTGCAGCCAGGCGCGCCACAAGCTGGCGCTCGACGGCGACATCCACGCGGTGATCTTCGTCGAAGAGGCCCGCGCGGCCATCCGGGATTTCCTGCTGGAGCGCGGCGGCCGCGGCGCCGAGTAGCCCCGCGGCCCGCCGCCGGGACTGAGGTCCGGACCGGGGAGACACTGCACCTGCTTCGGGCCGCTCGGGTCGTCGGACGCCGGAGGGCGTATGGGGCCAAGTCCGCCAGCCTTCCCCGCCCGCAGGGACCCAAGAAAATCAATGGCGATTCACAGACACAAGTTTACTGTACCTTGAACGCCCGCGTCGGCGAGGCGGTCCTGGCCCGGATGATGGAAGGCGGGACCATCGAGAAGGTCGATGTGGGCGTGAAGGACGGGGCGTCCGCCCATGCCTTCGGGTGAGGAGAAAGGGATGAGGGAGCGAGGAGGCGGGGCACCCACCTCAGATGGGAGGGGACGGGAATTGCGTTCTCCTGTCCCCGCTGCTCGTGACGCCTTCCTTCAGAAAACTGTTACGGATCATATCTGGAGGCCATCGTGGTTCACATCATAGATCATGTGGAGGTTCGCAAACGGATCAAGAAAAAGCAAAGCAACGAGGTGGAGCTGACGCACAAGCTGTTCGACATATTCAACACGGGGCCGCAGATAACGTCCTTGCGGAAAACAGTGAGGGCCGCTCTTGGGAAGGTGCTGGAAGATCAGGATTTGTACCTCCAAAAAGCCTTTGAAGACGAAGACTCTCTACAAGTATGGAAGAATCAAGAAGTACAGACGAACCGCATTGGTGTGCAGACGCTCTATGACCGCCTTGGCACCCAGCCCACCAGGGTCAACGCCGCAGACTGTAACGACTTGTTCCGCTTCATCGGAGCGTGGGTTGAAAAGCACGAAGGCTCCAAAATGGCGGAAGAAAAGAAGAAGGAACGGGCTGGGGCCGGACCACAAGGCGACCCCTGGTCCGACAGGTTTCGGGAAAGAGAAGGTATCTTTCCGGGTGCCAAAAAGAAAACACATGGAAATGTGACGATCGACCAGACGCCCTTTGATGTGCAGCGGGAACTGCTTAGGTACCGCGAGGACAAGCATAAGCTTCATGTCGGCCTGTCGGGGCGAGAGCTCAAACGGATACCCAAGGGCCCCACGGAAGATAGCGTTCTCAAGATCGACCAGTTGTTCGGCTTGCGCGACGTGTGCTCCATTTCCGGAACCACCGCAGATGTCATGTATGTACTCAAAGTGCACGGTGGGGACTTGGGCTCCATCTACCGTGTTCTCCCATTTGGAACCATCGCCGGCTTTCACCACCACAGCATCTTGGAGGTGGCACTCCCACAATCCCTCAAGGGCTACATCGATTACAGGATTGGGTTCTATTCGACCATAGTGCCCCAGGATGCGGATTCTTCACAGCTCACCGGGGACATAAAAAGGGTGGCGACAATCCACGAAGAGTTTGTGAGCCAGAACGGCCTGCACATGATTTGCTTTTACGACAAGGGTTTTCCGGAAGGCGCGATCGTGCTTACCGGTGGAGGGGAAGTCGGTAGATTCCGCGCCTCGCCCCTGAGCCGCGCAACGGTGCTATCGGGTATGGTTCCGGGCATCAAGGCCGGAAGACTCACCTTCAAGGAAACCTTGGCTGCAGTTGAGACGATCGACCCGGCCTTTGCCGGATGGCTGAAGACGGAGTTGTCGAAATCCGACAGGGACAGATACGACAGGGCCTTGAACCTGGGGCTGGTCAGGTGAGCCCAGGGTCTCGACCGATCCAGTTCCGAAGAAACGGTACTGATTGATGTTCGCGGGAATGGGATAGAGCGACCGTATCCTTATACCAAGGACCGTCGGGCGATCGGACGCCGGAGCAGCTATGGGGCCAAGTTCGCCAAGCTTCCCCGCCGGCTGAAACCCGGGAACACGGGCAGCGCCCCGCCGATGGACCCAAACGCAGCCCCGGAGTCCCGTGATCGCGACCTCGGAACACGCGGCTAGTGCGCCCTCGGCCGCACCCCGTAGAGCAGGCAAAGGACGCAAAGCCAGAAGCGGTAGTCCTCGCGGCGCCGCGCCGCCCGGGCCGCCAGGACGCGGTCCAGCGCCACCGCCGTCGCCCCCGCGCCGTGCAGCGCGCGCAGCCGCGCGGCCGCCCGGCGCGATGCGGCCGTGTCCCAGAAGCTGTGCCAGGCCTTCAGCGATTCCCCCATGGCGGGCAGTCTAGCGCGATTCCCAACTCTGGTACAGCGTACCAGTATAACAGCCTAAGATTATGGTCCTACGGTACTGGTAACCTGTCCGCTGGATTCGCGGGACGGGGTGGCGATGACGCCGGGACAGTCGAGGGCGGCGCGCAGCTGGCTGGGGTGGTCGATCCGCAAGGCGGCCGCGGAGGCGGGCCTTTCCAAGTCGACCGTGGTGCAGTTCGAGAAGAACCGCCCCGTCATGCTCGAGACCATGACCAAGCTGCAGGCCGCCTTCGAGGCCGCCGGCATCGAGTTCAGCGGCAAGACCGCCGTCCACTACCGGGGCGAGGAGGCCTAGAGCACGATGGCATGAGGTCGAACCGACCTCATGTCTGAATCGTGCTCTAAACTGTTGAAAGAGAGCGGGATGACATGAAGCCGGATTGGCTTCATGTCATCCCGCTCTAGGTCAAGCTGCGCTCGGTTGATTCCAATTGATCGCCGCTTGATCTAGTCTGAAGGTCGCGCACAACCGTGACGCGAGGGAGGACAGGATGCAACGGCCAGCGATCCTGGCGCTGGCGGCGCTGCTCGCCGCCTGCGGCTCGATCTCCGACGAGGCCAAGGAAGGCTTGGCCAAGGACGTCGACTGCACGACCGCCAAGGAGGACATCGCGCTGCTCGAGAAGGAGCGCGCCAGCACGACCCAGAGGGCGCTCGCGGGCGCCAGCACGGTCGACCCGACGAGCAACGTCGTCGCCCTGGTCGGCGGCACCTGGGGCGACGACTCCGAGGTCGCGACCGGCGAGTACAACAAGCGCATCGAGGCCAAGATCGCCGAGATCAAGTCGACCTGCGGCCTGCAGTAGCCGCGGCGCGGCGCAGGGGTGAGGGCACGCGGCTTCGGCGCCGTCACGCCCGGCTGAGTCGATCGAAGTCGGCCGAGTAGGGGTGTAGACCACCTATTTCCGGACGGCCGGGTGACTTGATGTCAGAGCAAACCTAAGGCTAGATTCACCAACGTTCGCCGCCCGCAGAGATCCACGAAAACGACGACCGATTCGCGAATATAGGTATACTGTCCCCGCAATGCGACCGCGAACGCAGTGCTAGGCTTGATGCAAGGCCGGACCAATGCGGATGCAGGTTTTTGGCAAGCCGGGGCCTATGCCCAAGGATCAAAATCAATACCGAAACACATATGCTAGCCCCGAAACTCCGGTACCACCTACACGGCCTTCACAAACGGGCTGCCGAAGTAGCAGAATGCGAAGTTAAAACCAAAAAACAAAGTCAACCAAGTGGATCCACCAGAAATGTCACCTGCCAGACGATGAAGGTATCTGCTCATCCCGCGACACCATTGGTTGACGTGAGGTGCAATGCTGCATTAGGCCACCTTTCGGGGGCTCAGTGATGACAGCAGCGACCTTCTTGTAGATTTCTTCTGCCTGTTGCTGCGTGTCAAAAATGACTTGCCGAGTTAGCGGTGAAATGAAGCGTGGCCTCAGCCGATCTCGAGTGCCTTTGTGCCCGACAAGCACGTACCAGTCCTTCCTCGAACCCTCGAAGGGGTCTTCAATCTTCAAAGCAAAGGCATCTAGGATCTTACGTTTCTCAAAGACAGTATTCAAGTTAGTTACATTCTTGTCTGCTTTATCGCCATCATTTGACCTAAACCTACCAACAACTATGAAGAACTTGGGCGTCGGGTTTCCCAAACCAAGCAAACCTCGAACAAAGCTATCGACTCCTTCCATTCGGGGCACCTCCCAGCAAAGACTGACTAGTCGAACTCCTGGATTAGTCAATTGGATTTGCTCAGGCGTTACGGTAGATGTAACGCCGTCAGATCTTTCCCCTGCCAACGCACGGCCTGGCGAGGGCCATAGAGAAACCTGACCACTACCAAGGATCCCTTTAGCCGTACCTGTGAGTTCGCCCGCAAATTCTGGCGGTCGCTCATTGATTTGACCAATTGTATTCGTCGCATTCGAGTAAATTGATGGCGCAACCATACCAAGCATAATTAACGCTTTTGGGTTCTTTATATCGCTCATAAGAAATGGTACAATTGCACCAAGAGCGAACATGACTAAAGCCTTAAAACCAGAGCCGATCATATAGTTAACGTGGATATTCGGCGGGTCCAGAGCGGCGGCAGCAATAAGCACGGGCACTATGCCCCCTAAGCCTCCAAAAAGCATACGCTTAGGTATGGAGATTTCTTGTGGTGCAGTTTTGGACATCGTAACCTCCGGGAATTTCTTGCGGTTTACTCAATCTGGCGAAGCAGATTGGCCAGCCTGGGCTACTCAATCAAAGCGGGAATTGTTGGAATATTGCCCCATTTGTTTTAGCGTTAAATCCTCCGTCTACGCACGCAATAGACGCACCGAAAATGTCAACCATATTGAGGCTAATCGCGACGTGGCTGTGGATTGAACAGTCATTCACTCGTATGTCCTTTCCCGCGCCGCTTCCGTAGACGGTGTTGTGGCTGATAACTGCGCCTCCCCCAGCATGTTGATGGACTGTATTGGCATAATCCGACAATTGGAGTCCGTAGCCATCATTGTTTAGAATGATATTCCCATGGACAGAGATCACGGCGGCACTTCCAACTATATTGACGCCGTTTGCGTCTCCATCGCTGATTGTGTTCCCGAGAATCGCAAGCTCAGTACCGTTGTCAGCCGCTCCGTTCGATATCACATAGATGCCGTCCCCTGCAGATTCGACGACAGAATTCCGCTCGAGCCTAAGCGCCACGTTGTTGCTACCTCGAACAATGGCATGACCTTCCATTTCTTGAATGGTGTTACCCCGAACAAGGATCCGGTTCCGAATTCCGCCGCTTCCACCCACGACTATGGCAGACTCGCCAGATTCGAATACGCTCCGATCGATGTTGGTTTCAGAACCTCCTGATGCACCAATGGCGGCAGTGGAGAAATGGAACTGTACACCCTTTCCGTTGGATTCAAATTTGTTGTCGGAAATTTGAACATGTGAGTTTTCAATTCGAATACCGATGGGGTTTCCACGTATTTGGTTTCTGGCAACAATTGCTCTCTTTTTTGGATTTGCAGAAGAACTTGTATCGACAAAATATATCCCAGCGTGAACAGAATCACCTATGAAATTGTCCTGGATCACCGGAACTGGATCGGTCGGGAAATAGGGGGCGACTTCGCTAAAGACAGCTACCACGTTGCGGCGAAAAACATTACCAACCACCCGGGGAGCGCCGAGTGTTGTGCCCAGTTCATCAACGAAATGAATAGCGCCGCGCAGAGGGTCAGGCTGGCCGTTGTCCGCAAAGACATTTCCGCCGATAAGCAATCCGCCTATACCGCTCGACCGAATCCCTTCCCTATTTGCATAGAAGTAGCTCTGACTTATCTCGACATCAGCACCAGAAAGTAGCTCTACACCAACGTCTGAGTTTCTGATCTCTGTATTGCGAATCGCTAGTTCGGTGCCACTCTTGAGCTTCACCGCTGCCAAAGCTTCGTCTATTGCAAGATCAGATATAGTAACCAAATGAGAGTTTTGGATTGTAAGGCCATTGTTGCCTTGTGCTCTGATCGTGGTCAATGTGCTGCCGGCGCCCGAAATATGAACCTTTGACAGATTTCTGACTTCAACCTCTTCATCAAGGAGATGCATGCCGGGGGAAACGCAAATCAGGCAAGGCAAGTTGGGATCAAGAGCACATTGTGTGATCGCCTCAGCAAGTGTCGCCACATCACCATCACCACCAGGATCGACGACCACAAAGCTTGCCGAAGAGCTACTCTTTCCAACACACTGTAAGCATGGTTGGCCAACACAACCAAGCAGGACACCCATGATCATGAGTGGAAGAGGTCTTACCCAGGCTGGCATCTATTTCTCATGCTCCATGACGACAATGAAAACGTCTTGCTTGCAAATCCTTCTTATCCCGAATGCCATATATGCTGCTACCGAACGTTGATCTGCGTCATGTAAGAGACAAATTAGGGCTGTTGGGAGAATGGCCAATTGATCGAAGGCCAAAGGCTGGGCGTGTGTGAGTGAATTTTGAGGAAAACGGAGCGTGCCGGCTGGAGACCTCACCCCTGTCGCCTTTGCCACCCTATAGGCCACCAGCGCCATCCTCAGCTCCACCAGGCTCAACTCCACCCGGTTGCCGGTCGTGTCGATGGTCACGTCGGCGCGTTTGTAGTGGGGGGTGCGGGCGTCCAGGATCAGCTTCAGGTCGCGCAGGGGGCCGGCCATGGGGCGGTCGTCGCCCTGGGCCAGGACCCGGGCCATGTGTTCGTGGGGCGCGGCCTTGATCCAGGCGGTCACTGTGTTGGCCAGTTACAGGTCGAAGGTCCCGGGCTCGGCGACGATCCCGCCGCCGGTCGCGATCACCGTCTCCTTGTAAAGCTGGAAAACATGGAGCAGGGCCGCGGCCTCGCACCGGCGATAGCCCTGGGGGCCGTAGAGGTCGAAGATCTCCGCGGTCGTGACCCCGGTCGCCTTCTCGACCTCCAAGTAGAGCTCGATGAAGGGCACGACATTCAGGGGCCTGTGTATAGCCATTTCTAGTTCGATCTACCCACTTGCAGCTGGCTCATGGATCGCGATTGGCTAGGCAAGCCTTGTCACGAACGAGCAGCGACACTAGGGAGGTTTTGGGATTTAATATGAGTATACTGTCCATGAAATTCTGATATTACAAACGCCTCGGCTGAGTTCATTTCGCATTAGGAAAAGGGACGAGACAAATGGACATTTCCAGATTTAGGTTTGATCCAATCGATTTCTCTGGCATCTCGCAATCGCGATGGATTTTCCGAAGAGCGATGATTGGATTTCTGCTATTCTTATATTATGTTTACGCGTTTTTATTTTCATTCTCCATTGCCACATCAGAAACTCCTGAACCAGTCACCGCTGCAGAAACTTCTGACCCAGGCATCGCTGCGGTATTTGCGATCGATTTAGAGAACCACCTGATTCTAATGATGACATTTGGATTTCTGGGAGGCGTGTTCTTCGTTACTAGGACTTTTGTGAGAACTCGAAGAGAGAGCGATTGCTCAGTCGCATGGTACCTGACTAGACCGCTTCAAGGTGTATTGATGGCTATTTTCATCTACTATGCCTTCCGTGCAGGACAGTTGGTGTTCTACAGCGGCGGCGATGGAAAGGTTGACGAAGAAGCAATCAATGTATTCACGCTGTCCATACTGGCGATTATCGCCGGCATGTTCACAGATCACGCTTATGAGCGCCTCTACAGCATAGCGGAGAGCATGCTCAAGCCGAAAGATAGGCCAGCCGCATCGACTGAGAGCTCGAGCTAACCAAAACCTCTGAGTTGCCTGCTCTCGGATACCGAGACTCAAATTGTGGCGCGGCCACAGGCCCCCAATCACCCCTCCCCCCGCACCCTTGCCTTCGCCACCCCATAGGCCGCCAGCGCCATCTTCAGCTCCGCCAGGCTCAGCTCCACCCGCTTCCCCGTCGTGTCGACGGTCACGTCGGCGCGTTCGTAGTGGGGGGTGCGGGCCTCCAGGATCAGCTCCAGGTCGCGCCGGGCCTCGGGGTGGCCGGCCATGGGGCGGTCGTCGCCCTGGGCCAGGACCCGGGCCATGTGTTCCTCGGGCGCGGCCCGGATCCAGGCGGTCACCGTGTTGGCCAGCAGCAGGTCGAAGGTCCCGGGCTCGGCGACGATGCCGCCGCCGGTCGCGATCACCGCCTCGTCGTGGAACTGGAAGACGTGGAGCAGGGCCGCCGCCTCGCGCCGGCGGTAGCCCTGGGGGCCGTAGAGGTCGAAGATCTCCGCCGTCGTGACCCCGGTCTCGCGCTCGATCTCCCGGTTGAGCTCGACGAAGGGCACGCCCATGGCCTCGGCCAGGAGGCGCCCCAGGGTCGACTTGCCGGCGCCGCGCAGGCCGATCAGGGCGACCCGCCGGGTCCGCCGCTGGCCCTCGCCGGGCAGGCGGAAGATCGCGCCCAGGGCGGCGTCGACCGCGCGCAGCTCGTCGTCCGTGGCGTCGTGCAGGCGCAGGCGCCAGAACCAGATGCTGTCCGGGAAGACCGGCTCCTCGGCGACCAGCTCCTCCAGCGGGATGCAGGCGGCCCGGGCGATCTCGCGCAGCTTGAGGATCGAGAGGTTGCCGCCGCCGGCCTCGAGCTTGGCCAGGTAGCGCTCCGAGACCCCGGCCAGGTGGGCGAGCAGCCGGCGGCTGGTCCGCGACCTCTCCCGCGCCCGCTTGACCCGCTCGCCCAGGCGCTGCAGGTAGTCGCGCCGGCTCATCGCCCGCTCGGACTCTGCCTCCAGCTCCCCGGAGAGCACCCAGTCTTCGTGCGTCCGCTTGGCCAAGCGGCTCTCCTCTCTAGGCCGCGGGCTGTCCCCTCACCCTGCCGACCCCTCACCCAGCTCCGGCTAAGGCGCGGCTAGACGCCGCACCAAGCCTCCACATCCCTCTCCCCGAGGGAGAGGGAGGGGCCCGCAGCGCAACAGCGCTGTGGGAGGGTGAGGGGCCACCGCTCCTACCCACCCGCCGCGTCCTCGAAGTCCCGCCCCTGGGCCTCGGCAAAGCGGCGCATGCGCGCCCGGATCGCCGGCGGGATCGGGATCGGCTTCATCGACTCGGCATCCACGCAGGCGAACACGTAGCGCGCCTCCATGCAGACCCGCCCGTCCTGCAAGGCCTCGA from Kiloniellales bacterium carries:
- a CDS encoding helix-turn-helix transcriptional regulator, which gives rise to MTPGQSRAARSWLGWSIRKAAAEAGLSKSTVVQFEKNRPVMLETMTKLQAAFEAAGIEFSGKTAVHYRGEEA
- a CDS encoding shikimate kinase, producing the protein MAIHRPLNVVPFIELYLEVEKATGVTTAEIFDLYGPQGYRRCEAAALLHVFQLYKETVIATGGGIVAEPGTFDL
- a CDS encoding right-handed parallel beta-helix repeat-containing protein, translating into MPAWVRPLPLMIMGVLLGCVGQPCLQCVGKSSSSASFVVVDPGGDGDVATLAEAITQCALDPNLPCLICVSPGMHLLDEEVEVRNLSKVHISGAGSTLTTIRAQGNNGLTIQNSHLVTISDLAIDEALAAVKLKSGTELAIRNTEIRNSDVGVELLSGADVEISQSYFYANREGIRSSGIGGLLIGGNVFADNGQPDPLRGAIHFVDELGTTLGAPRVVGNVFRRNVVAVFSEVAPYFPTDPVPVIQDNFIGDSVHAGIYFVDTSSSANPKKRAIVARNQIRGNPIGIRIENSHVQISDNKFESNGKGVQFHFSTAAIGASGGSETNIDRSVFESGESAIVVGGSGGIRNRILVRGNTIQEMEGHAIVRGSNNVALRLERNSVVESAGDGIYVISNGAADNGTELAILGNTISDGDANGVNIVGSAAVISVHGNIILNNDGYGLQLSDYANTVHQHAGGGAVISHNTVYGSGAGKDIRVNDCSIHSHVAISLNMVDIFGASIACVDGGFNAKTNGAIFQQFPL
- a CDS encoding helix-turn-helix transcriptional regulator, with amino-acid sequence MAKRTHEDWVLSGELEAESERAMSRRDYLQRLGERVKRARERSRTSRRLLAHLAGVSERYLAKLEAGGGNLSILKLREIARAACIPLEELVAEEPVFPDSIWFWRLRLHDATDDELRAVDAALGAIFRLPGEGQRRTRRVALIGLRGAGKSTLGRLLAEAMGVPFVELNREIERETGVTTAEIFDLYGPQGYRRREAAALLHVFQFHDEAVIATGGGIVAEPGTFDLLLANTVTAWIRAAPEEHMARVLAQGDDRPMAGHPEARRDLELILEARTPHYERADVTVDTTGKRVELSLAELKMALAAYGVAKARVRGEG
- a CDS encoding DoxX family protein codes for the protein MTFSLSGRVPGSLRGGLWGAVPTRLESAQADRIALALRLGLGSVFVVGGWWKLSRALDPERAGALVERYTASNGYINAFFDQYLFAGPEALLTPLAFLTLLSAFELASGLAFLAGVFVRALSFVYAFLLWSFVIALPVVTAPGFEGVAASYFSPAILVQIRDIGLSGMCFVLFCLGSGAWSVDQRVLGRGAAPAEVDWNAYGLLLRLSVAAVFIVGGFFAGFDHIKSFVDGPVLLAVLGLVLASGQATRPAAAAAFAVIAWYCLGKLSLEASLWNNLNAIKRELAFLAACGVLVAWQGGRAFRPEVLAKAPLAVLLGKPRRA